A single Streptomyces sp. 2114.4 DNA region contains:
- a CDS encoding ATP-binding cassette domain-containing protein, whose product MRPVGTDEVAGRASGRTAVEAIGLGRRHRRRWALREGTFRLPAGRICALVGPSGAGKSTLLSLLSGLTRPSEGAVRIGGEDPAGAAARARTAHVTQGKPLYPRLTVAETLRMGRALNPGRWNGACAERIVREGRLPLDARAGALSGGQRTRLGLALAFARSPELLLLDEPLAGLDPIARHRFTALLLAQAAEHGTTVVLSSDLLAELDGVCDYLLLLGGGRVRLAGEVDDVIGAHALVMGAHRDGALPPAIAAHTVVETQTSGRHFTTVVRRKGTVAAGPWETAEPSLEELLLAYLRAPDAPDAPPLIAPGAEPVPARRRRRPGSNPGIPGMPRNGPPRPAGRTGGRSGRSGWSGWNSPPGGAAGTRHDPGTRHDPPGTRHDHHSGKGAAA is encoded by the coding sequence GCGAGGGCACCTTCCGGCTGCCGGCCGGCCGTATCTGCGCACTGGTCGGGCCCAGCGGCGCCGGAAAGAGCACCCTGCTCTCGCTCCTCTCCGGCCTGACCCGCCCCAGCGAGGGGGCCGTACGGATCGGTGGCGAGGACCCGGCCGGCGCCGCGGCCCGCGCCCGGACCGCCCATGTCACCCAGGGCAAGCCGCTCTATCCGCGGCTGACGGTCGCCGAGACGCTGCGGATGGGCCGCGCGCTCAACCCCGGCCGCTGGAACGGGGCGTGCGCCGAACGGATCGTCCGGGAGGGCCGGCTGCCCCTCGACGCCCGGGCCGGCGCCCTCTCCGGCGGGCAGCGCACCCGCCTCGGGCTCGCCCTGGCCTTCGCCAGGAGCCCCGAACTCCTCCTCCTCGACGAGCCGTTGGCCGGGCTCGACCCGATCGCCCGGCACCGGTTCACCGCACTGCTGCTGGCCCAGGCCGCCGAGCACGGCACCACCGTCGTGCTGTCGTCGGACCTGCTCGCCGAGCTCGACGGGGTCTGCGACTACCTGCTGCTCCTGGGCGGCGGCCGGGTGCGGCTCGCGGGCGAGGTCGATGACGTCATCGGGGCGCACGCCCTGGTGATGGGGGCGCACCGGGACGGCGCGCTGCCGCCCGCGATCGCCGCGCACACGGTCGTCGAGACCCAGACGTCAGGGCGTCATTTCACCACCGTCGTACGGCGGAAGGGCACGGTCGCCGCCGGGCCCTGGGAGACCGCGGAACCGTCCCTGGAGGAACTTCTGCTGGCTTATCTGCGCGCGCCCGACGCGCCCGACGCGCCCCCGCTGATCGCGCCGGGCGCGGAGCCGGTCCCGGCGCGGCGGCGCCGCAGGCCCGGCAGCAATCCGGGAATCCCCGGGATGCCGCGCAACGGACCGCCCCGCCCGGCAGGCCGTACGGGCGGACGGAGCGGACGGAGCGGCTGGAGCGGATGGAACAGCCCGCCGGGCGGCGCGGCGGGCACCCGGCACGACCCGGGCACCCGGCACGACCCGCCGGGCACACGGCACGACCACCACAGCGGCAAGGGAGCGGCAGCATGA
- a CDS encoding ABC transporter permease subunit: MTTTAHPGTNGRGTAGDPGGTREAGLAPLRGLAWLVWRQHRLVFGVLLAAAAGGAVWCAVLRGQLAGFIDAHHIAGCSQISLDPRCAHTQEAVTTFRDTYGPSLRLAEMGLVLLPALVGLFLGAPLIARELEAGTHKLVLTQSVGPLRWLAAKISLPALVVLTAATGLSLAYSWLWQVAGDEVSGFYWYSTLGFHALGPVPVAYSLLALAVGALAGLLLRRTVLSMGVTLAAVVALQVVLSQLRPYLLPVETAKFPSGRPAQLPDDAWLVGQGNYTRSGERLPDVPCDPAPSYQTCLRQHDVAGQYMDHHPASHHWPLAWIEAGIVLAVAAVLTVIAFRVMRRRHG, from the coding sequence ATGACCACCACGGCACACCCCGGCACGAACGGGCGCGGCACAGCGGGCGATCCGGGCGGGACCCGGGAAGCGGGCCTGGCACCGCTGCGCGGTCTCGCCTGGCTGGTGTGGCGCCAGCACCGGCTGGTGTTCGGCGTGCTGCTGGCCGCGGCGGCCGGCGGCGCGGTCTGGTGCGCGGTGCTGCGCGGCCAGCTGGCCGGATTCATCGACGCCCACCACATCGCCGGCTGCTCGCAGATTTCCCTCGATCCGCGCTGCGCCCACACTCAGGAGGCGGTCACCACCTTCCGCGACACCTACGGCCCGTCCCTGAGGCTCGCCGAAATGGGCCTGGTGCTGCTGCCCGCCCTGGTCGGGCTGTTCCTCGGCGCCCCGCTGATCGCCCGCGAGCTGGAGGCCGGCACCCACAAGCTCGTCCTGACCCAGTCGGTCGGCCCGCTGCGCTGGCTGGCGGCGAAGATCAGCCTGCCCGCGCTGGTCGTCCTGACCGCCGCCACGGGGCTCTCGCTGGCCTACAGCTGGCTCTGGCAGGTCGCCGGCGACGAGGTCTCCGGCTTCTACTGGTACTCGACCCTCGGCTTCCACGCGCTCGGCCCGGTGCCGGTCGCCTACTCCCTGCTGGCCCTGGCGGTCGGCGCACTCGCCGGTCTGCTGCTGCGCCGCACGGTGCTGTCGATGGGCGTCACGCTCGCCGCCGTGGTGGCGCTGCAGGTGGTGCTGAGCCAGCTCAGGCCCTACCTGCTGCCGGTCGAGACGGCCAAGTTCCCCAGCGGCCGCCCGGCCCAGCTGCCGGACGACGCCTGGCTCGTCGGCCAGGGCAACTACACCCGCTCCGGCGAGCGGCTGCCCGACGTCCCCTGCGATCCGGCCCCCAGCTACCAGACCTGTCTGCGGCAGCACGATGTGGCCGGCCAGTACATGGACCACCACCCGGCGTCGCACCACTGGCCGCTGGCGTGGATCGAGGCCGGCATCGTGCTGGCGGTGGCGGCGGTGCTGACGGTGATCGCCTTCCGGGTGATGCGGCGCCGCCACGGCTGA
- a CDS encoding RNA degradosome polyphosphate kinase, translated as MNQQPSAQAQAQPEVPTPQPPRAAAPSAQPSVGSIAAHRPQAVRGTVPGLEPDLDADPDAYEDEGVVGADGAELPSGRFLDRERSWLAFNERVLELAEDPATPLLERANFLAIFASNLDEFFMVRVAGLKRRIATGVATRSASGLQPREVLDLIWTRSRELMARHAACFQQDIAPELADQGIHLIRWPELTEKEQARLFTLFRQQIFPVLTPLAVDPAHPFPYISGLSLNLAVVVRNPVSGHDHFARVKVPPLLSRFLEASPQRYVPIEDVIAAHLEELFPGMEVRAHHMFRVTRNEDLEVEEDDAENLLQALEKELMRRRFGPPVRLEVEESIDPAVLDLLVQELKISDAEVYPLPGPLDLTGLFGIGALDRPELKYPKFVAGTHRDLAEVESASAPDIFAALRARDVLLHHPYDSFSTSVQAFLEQAAADPDVLAIKQTLYRTSGDSPIVDALIDAAESGKQVLVLVEIKARFDEQANIKWARKLEESGCHVVYGLVGLKTHSKLSLVVRQEGEMLRRYSHVGTGNYHPKTARLYEDLGLLTADPQVGADLSDLFNRLSGYSRRETYRRLLVAPKSLRDGLIQRISKEIAHQRAGGPAYVRIKVNSMVDEAVIDALYRASQAGVPVDIWVRGICALRPGVTGLSENIRVRSILGRFLEHSRVFIFGNGGEPEVWLGSADMMHRNLDRRIEALVRVTDPAHRASLNRMLETGMSDTTSSWHLDQDGDWTRHAADADGAPLRNIQEMLIDARRRRRGPAT; from the coding sequence ATGAACCAGCAGCCCAGCGCTCAGGCACAGGCCCAGCCCGAGGTGCCCACTCCGCAGCCTCCGCGCGCCGCGGCGCCCTCGGCCCAGCCGTCCGTGGGCTCCATCGCCGCGCACCGCCCGCAGGCGGTCCGGGGCACCGTGCCCGGCCTGGAGCCCGACCTGGACGCCGACCCCGACGCCTACGAGGACGAGGGCGTGGTCGGCGCGGACGGTGCGGAGCTGCCCAGCGGCCGGTTCCTGGACCGTGAGCGCAGCTGGCTGGCCTTCAACGAGCGGGTGCTCGAACTGGCCGAGGACCCGGCCACCCCTCTCCTCGAACGGGCTAACTTCCTGGCGATTTTCGCCAGCAACCTCGACGAGTTCTTCATGGTCCGGGTGGCCGGACTCAAGCGGCGGATAGCCACCGGCGTCGCCACCCGCTCCGCGTCCGGCCTCCAGCCCCGCGAGGTGCTGGACCTGATCTGGACCCGCTCGCGCGAACTCATGGCCCGGCACGCCGCCTGCTTCCAGCAGGACATCGCCCCCGAGCTCGCCGACCAGGGCATTCATCTGATCCGCTGGCCCGAGCTGACCGAGAAGGAACAGGCCCGCCTGTTCACCCTCTTCCGCCAGCAGATCTTCCCGGTGCTCACGCCCCTGGCGGTGGACCCGGCGCACCCCTTCCCGTACATCTCCGGCCTCTCGCTGAACCTGGCCGTCGTCGTACGCAATCCGGTCAGCGGCCACGACCACTTCGCCCGGGTCAAGGTGCCACCGCTGCTCTCCCGCTTCCTGGAGGCCTCCCCGCAGCGCTACGTCCCCATCGAGGACGTCATCGCCGCCCACCTGGAGGAGCTGTTCCCGGGCATGGAGGTGCGGGCGCACCACATGTTCCGGGTGACCCGCAACGAAGACCTGGAGGTCGAGGAGGACGACGCGGAGAACCTTCTCCAGGCCCTGGAGAAGGAGCTGATGCGGCGCCGCTTCGGGCCGCCGGTCCGCCTGGAGGTCGAGGAGTCCATCGACCCGGCCGTGCTCGACCTGCTCGTCCAGGAGCTGAAGATCTCCGACGCCGAGGTCTACCCGCTGCCCGGCCCGCTGGACCTGACCGGCCTCTTCGGGATCGGCGCTCTGGACCGTCCCGAGCTCAAGTACCCCAAGTTCGTCGCCGGCACCCACCGTGACCTCGCCGAGGTGGAATCGGCGTCCGCACCGGACATCTTCGCCGCCCTGCGCGCCCGTGACGTGCTCCTCCACCACCCTTACGACTCCTTCTCCACCTCCGTGCAGGCGTTCCTGGAGCAGGCCGCCGCCGACCCGGACGTCCTCGCCATCAAGCAGACGCTCTACCGCACCTCCGGCGACTCGCCGATCGTGGACGCCCTGATAGACGCCGCGGAATCCGGCAAGCAGGTGCTCGTCCTCGTCGAGATCAAGGCCCGGTTCGACGAACAGGCCAACATCAAGTGGGCCCGCAAGCTGGAGGAGTCCGGCTGCCATGTCGTCTACGGGCTGGTCGGCCTCAAGACGCACTCCAAGCTCTCGCTCGTCGTCCGCCAGGAAGGCGAGATGCTGCGCCGCTACTCCCATGTGGGGACCGGCAACTACCACCCCAAGACGGCCCGGCTCTACGAGGACCTGGGCCTGCTGACCGCCGACCCGCAGGTCGGCGCCGACCTCTCCGACCTCTTCAACCGGCTCTCCGGCTACTCACGCCGCGAGACCTACCGCCGTCTCCTGGTCGCCCCCAAGTCCCTGCGGGACGGCCTGATACAGCGCATCAGCAAGGAGATCGCGCACCAGCGGGCGGGCGGTCCCGCCTACGTCCGCATCAAGGTCAACTCGATGGTCGACGAGGCCGTCATCGACGCGCTCTACCGCGCCTCCCAGGCCGGCGTCCCGGTCGACATCTGGGTACGCGGCATCTGCGCGCTGCGCCCGGGGGTCACCGGCCTCAGCGAGAACATCCGGGTCCGCAGCATCCTCGGCCGCTTCCTGGAACACTCCCGGGTCTTCATCTTCGGCAATGGCGGCGAACCCGAAGTCTGGCTGGGCAGCGCCGACATGATGCACCGCAACCTCGACCGCCGGATCGAGGCGCTGGTACGGGTCACCGACCCGGCGCACCGCGCCTCCCTCAACCGGATGCTGGAGACGGGGATGTCGGACACCACGTCCTCCTGGCACCTCGACCAGGACGGCGACTGGACCCGGCATGCGGCGGACGCCGATGGCGCGCCGCTGCGCAACATTCAGGAAATGCTCATCGACGCCCGGAGGCGCCGGCGTGGCCCAGCGACATGA
- a CDS encoding CHAD domain-containing protein has protein sequence MARRCATFRKCSSTPGGAGVAQRHDQPTGGPAGLLGTGYEPGPAPGARAAVVDGPYPGADGSYPGADGTPRPDDDAGRGRHGAAYRPLMTDDLADIGAALAGRTAEEVLAGYLHQQSAEFLRSLRLHRESGSDAEGAGEAARQLRRAARRISATLHTFRPLTEEVWADQLTAELGWLSGALAREQACAARRERLMTALQRLTGRTERNDRADRDGRADRNDRGDRKGRADRDDRGDRQGRPDRSKRGARTTTGSATGSARATATGPATGRGALPTASAAASAATSATTSATTAAATSATDPDPDGALAAGAARAGALLDRQLTLARTRAHTAALQALGSSRFHAVADSVAVLASEAPLARTTTELPAAEALPPLAEQAHRRLAEAAAALPLSRAGYPYNAAALAADQRQDAPWHQVRLLVRLSRYAREVLAPEYADFRLAEAGRALEWHRDAAEAAAAAAAAARTPRIAPATAYALGVLHADQRHEVEAARFAFGRVWLPRTPERAN, from the coding sequence ATGGCGCGCCGCTGCGCAACATTCAGGAAATGCTCATCGACGCCCGGAGGCGCCGGCGTGGCCCAGCGACATGACCAGCCGACCGGAGGGCCCGCGGGTCTCCTCGGCACCGGATACGAGCCCGGCCCAGCGCCCGGAGCCCGTGCGGCAGTGGTGGACGGCCCGTACCCAGGAGCGGACGGCTCGTACCCAGGAGCCGACGGCACACCACGGCCGGATGATGACGCCGGCCGCGGCCGGCACGGCGCCGCGTACCGGCCGCTTATGACGGACGACCTCGCCGACATCGGCGCCGCCCTCGCCGGGCGTACGGCCGAGGAAGTCCTCGCCGGCTATCTGCACCAGCAGTCGGCGGAATTCCTGCGCAGCCTGCGCCTGCACCGGGAGAGCGGTTCGGACGCGGAGGGCGCCGGCGAGGCCGCCCGTCAGCTGCGCCGCGCCGCCCGCCGGATCAGCGCCACCCTGCACACCTTCCGTCCGCTGACCGAGGAGGTCTGGGCCGACCAGCTCACCGCCGAACTGGGCTGGCTGTCCGGCGCCCTGGCCCGCGAACAGGCCTGCGCCGCACGCCGCGAACGGCTGATGACCGCACTGCAACGCCTGACCGGCCGCACGGAACGGAACGACCGCGCCGACCGGGATGGCCGCGCGGACCGGAACGACCGGGGCGATCGGAAGGGCCGCGCCGACCGGGATGACCGAGGCGACCGCCAGGGCCGGCCGGACCGCAGCAAACGGGGAGCCCGGACGACCACGGGCTCCGCTACGGGCTCGGCCAGGGCCACTGCCACGGGACCCGCCACCGGCCGCGGCGCCCTGCCCACCGCGTCGGCCGCGGCTTCCGCCGCAACCTCGGCCACCACTTCCGCCACCACTGCCGCCGCGACTTCCGCCACCGACCCGGATCCCGACGGCGCCCTGGCGGCCGGTGCGGCGCGGGCCGGAGCCCTGCTCGACCGCCAGCTCACCCTCGCCCGCACCCGCGCCCACACCGCCGCGCTGCAGGCCCTGGGCTCCTCCCGCTTCCACGCCGTCGCCGACTCCGTGGCGGTACTCGCCTCCGAGGCGCCGCTCGCCCGTACGACCACCGAGCTGCCCGCCGCCGAGGCGCTGCCGCCACTCGCCGAACAGGCCCACCGCCGGCTCGCGGAGGCGGCCGCCGCACTGCCGTTGTCCCGCGCCGGGTACCCGTACAACGCCGCCGCGCTCGCCGCAGACCAGCGCCAGGACGCGCCCTGGCACCAGGTCCGGCTGCTGGTGCGACTGAGCCGCTACGCCCGGGAGGTGCTGGCGCCGGAGTACGCCGACTTCCGGCTGGCGGAGGCCGGCCGGGCGCTGGAGTGGCACCGCGACGCCGCGGAGGCCGCCGCCGCTGCCGCCGCCGCGGCCCGCACCCCCCGGATCGCCCCGGCCACGGCATACGCCCTCGGAGTGCTGCACGCCGATCAGCGACACGAAGTGGAGGCGGCCCGCTTCGCCTTCGGTCGCGTGTGGCTGCCCAGGACACCGGAGCGGGCGAACTGA
- a CDS encoding NUDIX hydrolase, whose product MTVPQKPIRAAGCVLWRRAASEDGLEIALVHRPKYDDWSHPKGKLKSGEDALAGAVREVAEETGMECRPGAPLPTSCYLAGGRPKQVRYWAAEAVAGAFTPNSEVDRMVWLSPADARLRLTQERDRPLVDALLAALHLA is encoded by the coding sequence GTGACTGTGCCTCAGAAGCCCATTCGAGCGGCGGGATGCGTCCTCTGGCGTCGCGCGGCCTCCGAGGACGGGCTGGAGATCGCGCTCGTCCACCGCCCCAAGTACGACGACTGGTCCCACCCCAAAGGCAAGCTGAAGAGCGGCGAGGACGCCCTGGCCGGCGCGGTGCGCGAGGTGGCGGAGGAGACGGGCATGGAGTGCCGCCCCGGAGCCCCGCTGCCCACCTCCTGCTACCTCGCGGGCGGCCGCCCCAAGCAGGTCCGCTACTGGGCGGCGGAAGCGGTCGCCGGAGCCTTCACCCCGAACAGCGAGGTCGACCGCATGGTCTGGCTCTCGCCCGCCGACGCCCGCCTCCGCCTCACCCAGGAACGGGACCGTCCCCTGGTGGACGCCTTGCTCGCGGCGCTGCATCTGGCGTGA
- a CDS encoding DUF397 domain-containing protein, with product MTASLRWIKSSYSENGGQCIEWAPEHAHTHGVVPVRDSKDPHGPALAFPAPQWAHFVEYAKGQSR from the coding sequence GTGACCGCATCCCTCCGATGGATCAAATCCTCGTACAGCGAAAACGGCGGACAGTGCATCGAATGGGCACCGGAGCACGCGCACACCCACGGTGTCGTGCCGGTTCGGGACAGCAAGGACCCGCACGGCCCGGCTCTCGCCTTCCCTGCCCCTCAGTGGGCCCACTTCGTCGAGTACGCCAAGGGCCAGTCCCGCTGA
- a CDS encoding helix-turn-helix transcriptional regulator: MNRKELTPESSPREAFGARLRSSREARGWTQDELAVRMGYSSTHVSAVETGRKPPTLRFSRSADRTFGIEGTVDTFERDWREIRQGSLLEGFPEYVGHEGRAAEIRLYEVGVIPGLLQTSDYASVIVDSAVKRGAITPEQADERMSLVAERQAALVRTPPPLVFVVLDESCIRRPIGGLAVMEAQLVRLIEFAELPNTVLHVAPFDMGERRPFSLPITVLTLPDRSLMSYAESAQRGHLERESTSVLPILTAYHQLQADALSQAASVAMINDFRKGTP, encoded by the coding sequence TTGAATCGCAAGGAGTTGACGCCGGAGAGTAGCCCTCGGGAAGCCTTTGGAGCGCGTTTACGCAGCTCGCGGGAAGCCCGTGGTTGGACCCAAGATGAGCTTGCCGTGCGCATGGGGTATTCCAGCACCCACGTGTCGGCGGTCGAAACTGGTCGGAAGCCCCCGACCTTGCGCTTTTCGCGCAGTGCCGACCGCACGTTCGGCATCGAAGGAACCGTGGACACGTTCGAGCGCGACTGGCGCGAGATCCGGCAGGGCAGCCTGCTGGAGGGCTTCCCGGAATACGTCGGGCACGAGGGCCGGGCAGCGGAGATCCGGTTGTACGAAGTGGGCGTCATTCCTGGTCTGCTCCAGACCTCGGACTACGCGTCCGTGATCGTCGATAGTGCCGTCAAGCGCGGAGCCATCACGCCCGAGCAGGCGGACGAACGGATGTCGCTGGTCGCGGAACGGCAAGCGGCGCTCGTCCGTACTCCCCCACCGCTGGTGTTCGTGGTGCTGGACGAAAGCTGCATCCGTCGGCCCATCGGCGGACTGGCCGTCATGGAAGCCCAGTTGGTGCGGCTGATCGAGTTCGCCGAGCTGCCGAACACGGTGCTCCACGTCGCCCCGTTCGACATGGGGGAGCGTCGTCCGTTCAGCCTGCCGATCACGGTGCTGACGCTGCCGGACCGCTCACTCATGTCGTACGCCGAGTCCGCCCAACGGGGCCATCTTGAGCGAGAAAGTACCTCGGTGCTGCCCATACTGACGGCCTACCATCAACTACAGGCCGACGCCCTCTCTCAAGCGGCGTCCGTGGCCATGATCAATGACTTTCGAAAGGGCACCCCGTGA
- a CDS encoding DUF6087 family protein, producing the protein MDDEPLSAWAKRRDAKIGRLRAVPLVPGEGHRGAHLAPDAPRAIQQWNGHIWEAHGIAADFAAAGRILYPEAAAPPAAVPARQPLRPGRGKHRKPPR; encoded by the coding sequence ATGGACGACGAACCGCTGTCCGCATGGGCAAAGCGCCGTGACGCGAAGATCGGTCGGCTTCGTGCCGTGCCCCTCGTCCCCGGCGAGGGGCACCGGGGCGCACACCTGGCCCCGGACGCACCCCGTGCAATCCAGCAATGGAACGGACACATTTGGGAGGCCCACGGGATCGCGGCCGACTTCGCAGCGGCCGGGCGCATCCTGTATCCCGAGGCCGCTGCACCCCCGGCCGCTGTGCCGGCACGCCAGCCGCTCCGCCCTGGCAGGGGCAAGCACCGCAAGCCGCCGCGGTGA